TACCTTACCAATGGTTCACAAGCTGCAGTTTCATTGGAATTAGTTTTGTTATTTGCCACGGGTTCCTCGCTTTCTCTACCTCCTGCTGCAATGCATTTATATCCTTATGGACCCCATCATATGAATCATTTCATTGCTGCTTTTTACTGGGTGTGAGACAGCAGAGGCAGGCGCGTGGTCAGTGAGGGTGTGGATACAAGCACAGTGTCTGTAATGGACAGTGTTGCTGACCTCATGCTTACAGCAGAGGCAGGCGCGTGGTCAGTGAGGGTGTGGATACAAGCAGTGTCTGTAATGGACAGTGTTGCTGACCTCATGCTTACAGCAGAGGCAGGCGCGTGGTCAGTGAGGGTGTGGATACAAGCACAGTGTCTGTAATGGACAGTGTTGCTGACCTCATGCTTACAGCAGAGGCAGGCGCGTGGTCAGTGAGGGTGTGGATACAAGCACAGTGTCTGTAATGGACAGTGTTGCTGACCTCATGCTTACAGCAGAGGCAGGCGCGTGGTCAGTGAGGGTGTGGATACAAGCACAGTGtctgtaatgggcagtgttgctgACCTCATGATTATTGTGGTCGATTACAAAGAGATGATGGATCAGTTCTGGTGTAAAccgtaaataaaaaaagtacaaaaaaacagtagttttcatttctttattgtCCAAGTACCTTTTAAAAGCTAACTGCACATCTCAGCACACTGAAACGTGACCAGGGTACTAAATATCACCATGTGCTGCTGGTTAGAGACACTTATatgaaaatgtacatatttacaaaaaaacatttaaattaaaaaacacacaccgtCTCCAGAGTCCGAATGCTGGGTCGCATGAAAAAGCAATCcctgctgagcaaataaaaaaaaaattaaaaaccaaaacGCAGGTCCCTGGATGAAAGCAACTGATTTGTCACTCGGGGGAAATCGCATGGCAGACATGTATACGTTGCAATTTAAAAGGCACTCTGTGATGTATATTTACATTAGACCTCTCATAGGGAGTTTCATGGTTTTACTTTTTCATTGTCCCGTTTTCATCAAGACAGACTTGAAATCTGCACCTGCTGAAACACAGGATCCAGAAGAGCTTGTAAAGAAGAGCAGGGCAATGCTGCTGGAATAAACTCTTCAGattagtgcccccccccccccccccccaatcaaacTCGCCCACATTATACACAAGACTGCAGCACAGTTTATACAGTTCACATTAAAAACACATGGGCTGAAGAGTCACAGGTGCTGTTAAAACATTTACAACGAGGTTTCATTtactttgtacaaaaaaaaaaaaaaaaaaaaatacaggttagGAAaacctctaaataaataaatgcggcCATGCAATCTAGTGTGGCACAGTACTTTGTTAAACACTTTATATACGAGGGGTACCTAACGCTCCCAGACTTGATCGTTCAATCAGTTCACTGTTCCAACGGTTTCCAAACGAACCTGTCTTCATTACATTCCCAGTATGAACCTGTAAAAAACTCTTCAATCTAACATGGACTTACAACAGTAGATTAAaaccaattcaattcaattccctGCAAGTTTTGAATGCAAGTTGGACAGGGAGGTACAGCATATTTGTATACTTTTTTCGTTTTTAAATGAGATGTTTGCTGATCCACTGCACGCTGCACAAGACCCACATCGCCGGTTAACTGTAGCTTTACCTCTCACAGGACTGCTGGTCTTTGGAACTCAGTGATGAAACAGATTAGCAGAGACTCAGGTTCTAACAAAGCCCATTCAGAAACCTAGAAAAGCAGATTTGAGCCATTTTCTTTAAACTCAGGCTAGTCTGTTTAATACATTCAGGTATCTGTAAACAATGTATTATGTGAATGATTTTAATAATGCCACACAGTGATGAACACTCCACTGCCTCTTTAGGGTCATGTCGGGGCTCCAGGAAGATTTATACTGTGCCTGCCTTTGTCAACCACTGattaaaaaacacagatttattcCTACCAATTAAGAGCATTATATATTCTTTATAATATCACTTCAATCTTCACAGACCACTGGGGATTTCAGATATCAAAGTGACAGACATTTCACTAatcgattgattgatttttaaacACAAAGCTCCCTGTTTGGTCTGTGTGTTGATTTTGTATCAGTGAGAGCCAGTGAAGGTACCAGTTGTTTTACTGGGATTCCTCCTGCCAGCACCAGCTTTAATACAGGCAAGTATACCTGAACAAGGCACCTCTGACCTGCACCCCATGACCTCGCTTCCTCCAATCAGCACAAACAAATCCACAGGAAAACAAGACACACAGAACCCCAACACAATACCACAAACCGTGAGATCTGAACAGAAAACACGCTCGTTTTAAAATGACACGCAGAGGCTCTGTGGTAACATCCAGCACAGACAACACTACAAACCGTGAGATTCTCATAGGCTGATGGCTCTGTGCGATTCTCATAGGGTGATGGACCAGCAAAatacttcaaaaaaataaaataccagaactaaggaaaatacaaaacactggCTCACGAAGTTCAGTTTGAAGTGGTTGGATAGTATTTATAAATCTAAGGATTTAAAGAAAGACACATACTGCCATGCGAAGGACTCCAAACTAAGAGAAGCTCCTGTAGCACTTTTCAAAGACAGTATTATcatgaaaatataatacaaaGTGAATTGTAACAATCCAATGCATTGATAGCAAcagctgtttttcattaaaaaagaaaagctactATTTCTCTGTTTTTGTTTCGTTAGTTTTCCCCCTTTCCGGATGGCCTGTCACTGTGTGAAGTACCTGTACAtaccaaaagttacaagaaagcACAAGAGAGCTCAGGTGCATTAGAAAGGGTCCTTTCATTCCATTGCATTATATCAAAAATATGCAGCTTTAGTAAACAGATTCATGGCACAGTTCCTAATACAACTTTACAATGCTACATTACACTCGATATATGGTGAAGATACCTCTCTGTGTCCTGCGCTGGGCAGACTGTGCCTTTGAAGCACCACTGCATCCTGTGGCACCGAGCAGCTGGTTCATCTATCTGTGGAAAGTGAAAGCCCTACAGTCCAGATGAGGTTTCCCAGAGCGCCTCTTCTCTTCAGGACCTCTCTGCTCCTTCGAAGGCTCCCCTGGACTGATGAGCCTCCTTTAACCTTGTACCGTTAAACCCTCGCCGCACGCTCCACTGTACAGAGCATGTTCCCTTTCCAATACGCTGATTCCACCTGTTTCTCTCCACCCACACGCCTCAGGTGGTCGTCTCCCCTCCTCCAGTTCAGTCGATCTTCTCCACTTTGCCGATGATCTTCTCTTCGAAGATGGGCAGGATCGCGTCGTCTTCGCGAACCTCTTCAAACACCACCCCGCAGTCAAACTCGTCACTCACCTTCTTGAAGTAATACCtacaaaacaacatttcaaaatCATGAGCGCAGCTGAAGGCAGTTTCCTTTCTATGCATCTTTAATAAATCCTATTACAGGTTTTAGAAGCAGCTTCGTTCTCCAATCCGACGAAGGCACCAGCAGCACCATGCTGCGTGCAGGATGAACATTAGCTACTGAAGCCCAGCCCGGTCCACTTCATGAAAGCAGCTTTACCTGTAGCTCCCTTTCTTGGTGAGCAGCTCCTTGAACTGCCCCAGCGTGACCACGCGTCCTTTCACCGAGGTCCTGTAGGGGATGGGCTCCCCGCAGAAGTAATACGCCACGACAAGGCTCTCGCACGGCTGCTTCTTCTGGGTTCTATGCCTGAAAgttaaagaaacacatttcatTACATTGCTACCCAGGGTTGGTTGTCTGCTTTGCAGAAGCACACGTGCCCGATCAATGCTCAATACCCACTGCATTACATTCATGTGCTCTGATCTTGGGTAAATGTATGCTTCGGCTTCCTGCCTGGATCCTTGCGACTAACTTGGCAGAGCTACAGCACAGCAATGAACGTCACGGATGTCACTGCAGATCAGCTTCTATTTGATTAAAAACACCTCCACGGAAGCCCATCAGTAGACCGTCTCATTTTTCTCCATGCAGTTCGGGATACTTGTGTCAGCACCCAGCATGTCACAAGCCTGCCCCCCGATAATCACATTTCAGCAACGTGATCCTAATGAGGCAGCAGCACTGCATGTCCCACAAGCCACGCAGCCTTCCTCTCTCTGGGCAGCGCAGGGGGGCGGACAGGCAGCCTCCTTCCCCCTGCAGTGCTCTGCCAGCTGGTGCTCTGGTAGTAATCATTCCCGGTCCCCCAGAACAAAGCGGCAGTGTGGCTCCATCAATCACTCTGCACTGCACAGAGGATGCAGCTCTGTGGGGACCGGCTCAGATGAAGGCTGGAAAGCTTTCATGTCTGACAAGGTGCTTGATTACATATCGCCGACACAAGCACGGGACTAAGCAGATTACACTGAGCCAAGCCTGATAGCGTTCTGGAATCCACTACAAGCCCAAAGCAGTTACAGTGTCCGATTGAGGACATGTGAAGACACAAGCAGCATTGCTCCAGACTGCGAGCTTCAGCAGGCAAATCAACTACAACACTGCATTTACactcacaattaaaacaaacaaaacgctgTTTCAAACCTGGTGCATTTCTTCCGAAGTCGTCATCATTTAGAACCCTAAAAAGACTAAGCGTTTTCTGCCTCTTGTAAAGCAGGTTGCAGCCCCTCCTGTCCGCGCGTCTTACCTCTGTTTGGCCTGCAGGAGGGCAGccctcttcttctcctcctcgAGCCGCCGGCGAGCCTCCTCCAGCTGGGTCAGGGGGTTGGGGGCGGGGTTGGGAGGCATGGTAGGGTCCTGGATGAAGGGGTGGGAGGGCTGCACGTTGTTGCGGAGCTGGGCGGTGACCCAGGGGTGCACTGCCCCCGGCCGCTCGATCGAGCTGGGTCTGGACGGCTCGTGACTCGGCACCTTCTTCACCCCGCCGGTGCTTCTGTGGAGGAAAAGAAGGAATCAAGCATCACTCACCTGGGACTGCAATACAAGAAGCAGCACGATCTCTTGAACATTGCAAGCTTGCAATGTGGGGTGTGTATTTCACACTGTGTCAGGGgctctgtcatacaaagagtgcaagagaaagtacagAACCACTTCCAACGACTTCTAAAGCAGCGCAGATACATTCTCAAATCCTGTATTCCCATCTCACCCGTACGGCGTCTTTTTGTGGCGCCCGGATTCCTTCTCCCCTTCCATCATCCACTGCAGGATCTTCTGGTTTCTCTCCATGTCCTCGGGAGGCGCGGGCATCTCAAAGTTCCGGCTGTCCTCCGTTTTCAGGGGTTCCGCCTTCTTGGAGGCACGTTTAGATAGCGTGCTTCCTTTACTACTAAACAACAAGGAGAGAAACAAGGCCACTTAGCAAGCAAGGCGAAGAGAATCAACGACGTACCTGATCGGTTTGAATCTTTCCAGAACTTAACCCTTTCATGGACACAAACACATCTCTCATTGCCATTTTTTCCATTGCGTTATATAGGTAAAATGGCATCCTGAGTCTATAATGCATGTGCGTCCCCATATAAAAGACTAGAAGAGTCTCCATGCATGAAGGTGACCGATTCTCAGCACCCACCTGTGCCCCAGTGAGTCCATGGGGTTGGGCGCCATGCCCATGCTGTCTGCGTAGTTGCGAGACTTGGTTGCATAGTGGTGCGGATCCCCGTTCCAGGCCAGGTTGCTCTGCCCCCTCTGCGAGGCCTCCCCCTCAGCCTGCTCTTTGGGTTTCACCGTGCCGTGGTGGTGGGTGTGGTGGTACACGTGCTTGTGGTGGTACATGCCAGCCCCCTCCGCCTTCAGCCCTGGTTTGGACGGGTGCTTGCCCGCGGGCAGCCCGTCTGGAGAGCGCGACTTCGGGGAGTGGCAGCCGGGCGTCTTCATGACGCGCTGGACGTGCTCGTCCAGGATGGACTCGGGGTTCTCCTCATGAGCGTCTCGCAGATGCATGCCGCTGTAGGACATGTCGGAGTAGCGCGAGTTGAAGTGGTGCGGGGGCTGGACGGGGGGCAGCTTGTGACTGACCAGCGAGGGAGCAGCAGAGACGTCTGCGTCATCCCCTTCCTCCTCCTgaaagagagaaacacacacagcagagtcAGGAGAGACGCCTGCGTCATCCCCTTCCTCCTCCTgaaagagagaaacacacacagcagagtcAGGAGAGACGCCTGCGTCATCCCCTTCCTCCTCCTggaagagagaaacacacacagcagagtcAGGAGAGACGTCCGCGTCATCCCCTTCCTCCTCCTggaagagagaaacacacacagcagagtcAGGAGAGACGTCTGCGACATCCCCTTCCTCCTCCTggaagagagaaacacacacagcagagtcAGGAGAGACGCCTGTGTCATCCCCTTCCTCCTCCTggaagagagaaacacacacagcagagtcAGGAGAGACATCCGCGTCATCCCCTTCCCCCTCCTggaagagagaaacacacaccGCAGTCTCAGCACAGCGggacccactcactgaaacacaacTAAAACACAACTGGTCAGCAGATAGTCTactttcatttaaatacatcttgggttcaaaccttttaaaaaaaatgttcaaataacTAAAGCAAGCATTTATTATGTCAGCATTGGATATTTTTAAGAGGGAGTACTctcctccgccagcagagggcaATCACCTTCCTCAattccagatttatttattttttaaatacaatagaaACGTCACTGCCAGAGAAATCTGTGCAAATGGGAATCTACTGCTGTTCCCCAGAGGGATGTGGACAGTGGAATCTGTGCAGGTGCGCTTGTGGCGGTTCTTGTACGAGAGCCGTGACTTTCCATCCCGAATCAGGAACACAAACGCAGTGCTTTCAAGAGCTGAGCCGCTGGCCGAGCTGGACTGAAGCAGCACGAAGAGGCACATATCAGAGGGCAATGTAATTAGGGAGAGAATGCTCTCCCAGCATCTGAACAACAGAGCCTTCTGTTTTCCTCTCGATTGTAGTTAAGTGACGCCACTATTCTTGAATCCTGTCCCAGATGCAGATGGAATTACTGCAGACCACAGAAAATGTCCTGCAGAGAATTTCGTGTCAATTCAACACAGACCCGTAGATAGAACAGGAGCCACAGCAGAGTAACAGATTAAAGATACCGTGTATGTGAAACACACAGGAGCGGAACATCCACTGCAACATTCATTACTGCCATCAATGCAAAGCCTGCACTAAACGAGCATCCCTCAAAGCACCGGCCTGACAGCACAGGATTGATTCCTGAGCCTTCAATTTAAACACGTTACATGCGCTAGAACTAATGACCTCATCACTCACCAGAGCTAATTACTTCAAGACCTGTTCTTTGTGAAGTGCACATCTGTATTGTGTGAGCAATTGTAGAGCAGGTCTGCACTTCATCATTTTCAAAGCTAGCCAATGGCAATTCACTGACAGAAGAAACCACACTTTAAAAGTAATCAAATGCACAGTCCATCTGTGCTAAATAATGCTGTCCTGCTCATTTGATAATAAACAATCATTTCACTGGCAGACAAACTGAAGGCCCGCCCTAATAAATGTCAAAAGGAATGCATGGAGGTCACACAGCTGAACGCAGACGGTTATGAGAGTGCAGCGATATTCTGAACGCAGAGACGGTTATCTGAGAGTGTAGCCATCTTCTGAACGCAGAGACAGTTATCTGAGAGTGCAGCGATCCTTCTCTGTGTCAGAGAAGGACATAGGCTAACAATTCGAATGCAGAATCCAGTTATGAAACTGATCTGCGTGCGACTTGCTTAGCGTCCGACAAGACATTTCAAGTTCTACTGGTACTCCTTTGAAAGCTTGATTAAACAGAATGGCCtatcccccaccccccctccccaccccacccacccACAGCGAGAGGTCCTGATACAGGGCAGCAGGTTGGCTGTGTCCTGGGACACGTGCTACACACCATTCGCACTCGCTTCAGTCTCTCCTCCAGCTTCTCCTGGGCTTCGCGCTCCCTCAGGACCCCCTCCAGTCTGCTGCTCAGCTCGGCAGCAAACTTCTGCGGCTCAACGTGGATATCCTTCGGGATCCGGTATGTGCGCTGCAGTGGGGAAAAACAAATCCGGAGATATAGATAGAAATAGTTCAAAATGTGTTGCCAGAGcagaacagacaaaaaaaaaaataaaagaacttgACAAGCTTCACTAAAGCAAATATGCAAGAAACAGCACAAAGGGGGCATTGTGACATTTTCTATTTTAAGCCCCTTAAAATCTCCTTCTATAAAAagcaagcaatttttttttttaaacttcaatatTAAAGCTCGCTCTACAGCACGCTTGCCAAGACACACAGAAGAAGCCCTCACGGACTGATTACACAGCAGCACATCACTGCTTTTCTGCTTATTTGAGTTGGACGCTTTTAATTCGGGATTCCTGCTATTCTTAACCACTGCATTCCACGGACTAGTGAGTGCTTCTGCACCTGCATTCAATAATAAGTAAGAAGTAAGAATTGAGAAATTAAGCATTGCCCCTTGTTTAAATGTGAATCACTGATCTGCAGTATTGTTAGCCTAGTGATAGTTCAACTGTCTGTGCTTCTCCAGTTCTCTACAGATGCAGTTTAAACCCTCACTCCTGGCTCGAAAGCCGGGATCCCTACAGTGCAGCTTTGGAATGACAAAGTGCTGCAGTACACCACAGTGCAGCTCCTTCTAAAACAGAGCTTTGACAGTCCAGAGATATCCTGGGCTGAGAGCCTCTGCATCTGCCTGGGCCAGTCTTGGCTTGGCTGGGCTGTGCTGGGCCGGGAGCCTGCGCCTCGGCCTGGGCCGGGCTGAGAGCCTGCGCCACTGCCTGGGccgggctgggctgggctgagcTGGGAGCTTGCGCCTCTGCCTGGGCTGgcctgggctgggctgggctgggagCCTgcgcctctgcctctgcctcggCCAGGCttggctgggctgggctgggagCCTGCGCCTCGGCCTGGGCCGGGCCGGGCCGGGCTGGGCTGGGAGCCTGCGCCTCTGCCTGGGCCAGGCTGGGAGCCTGCGCCACTGCCTGGGCCGGGCTGGGCTGAGCTGGGAGCCTGCGCCTCTGCCTGGGCTGGGATCCTgcgcctctgcctctgcctctgcctcggccaggctgggctgggctgggatCCTGCGCCTCTGCCTGGGCCGGGCTGAGCTCGGAGGCTGTGCCTGGCCTCACACTGAGGACTAAGCCTCTGTGCTGTGACAAATTAACAAggtgcaaaaataaatacaatcattgAAACAGACACTTCAAATCTAATACTGAAAATCACAGACGTGTGTGTTATTAGGCAGAAGAAAACAGCTATAGGTCCTTGAAAATAAGCTCTTGTTTCAtgatttaatttgaaataaacaaaagcaagTGAAGTTCCAATTAGGTGGTAACTATTCCAGTAAGTACACTGAATAATCCCCACAGCAACGCCTGTCTATTGTTATACTAAAGAGCCATTGAGTTTCAGCACCAATGCCATTGAAGAGAAAGCATTAGAGTGGAGTTTAGGTACTTCACTCTCCACATCAGCATGATCAAAGACCAGGAGCCACTGTTCCGCCTCTTCAGCATGCAAAATAATCTCATTTTCAGGGCGCTGCCAAAACGAACTGCTGTAATCAAATTGCAGATTTGCTT
The window above is part of the Acipenser ruthenus chromosome 22, fAciRut3.2 maternal haplotype, whole genome shotgun sequence genome. Proteins encoded here:
- the LOC117418194 gene encoding axin-1 isoform X1, with protein sequence MSVRSKGYPMDLGGSFTEDAPRPPVPGEEGELVATDSRQHSHSFYSTKSEASTATPRRPDLDLGYEPEGSASPTPPYLKWAESLHSLLDDQDGTHLFRTFLKQEDCADLLDFWFACSGFRKLEASGGNEEKKLKLAKAIYRKYILDNNSIVSRQIKAATKSFIRDCVVRVHIEPAMLDQAQTEIQAMLEENTYPVFLKSDLYLEYTRTGGESPKLCPDLSSGSGTGMVQPGYLPTLNEDEEWKCDQQPEEQEGDPTPTNRLTQKLLLETASQRAASNKRSQDSREYRHGTWREPVNPYYVNTGYAMAPATSANDSEQQSLSSDADSLSLTDSSVDGIPPYRFRKLHRREMQESAKANGRVPLPHMPRTYRIPKDIHVEPQKFAAELSSRLEGVLREREAQEKLEERLKRVRMEEEGDDADVSAAPSLVSHKLPPVQPPHHFNSRYSDMSYSGMHLRDAHEENPESILDEHVQRVMKTPGCHSPKSRSPDGLPAGKHPSKPGLKAEGAGMYHHKHVYHHTHHHGTVKPKEQAEGEASQRGQSNLAWNGDPHHYATKSRNYADSMGMAPNPMDSLGHSSKGSTLSKRASKKAEPLKTEDSRNFEMPAPPEDMERNQKILQWMMEGEKESGRHKKTPYGSTGGVKKVPSHEPSRPSSIERPGAVHPWVTAQLRNNVQPSHPFIQDPTMPPNPAPNPLTQLEEARRRLEEEKKRAALLQAKQRHRTQKKQPCESLVVAYYFCGEPIPYRTSVKGRVVTLGQFKELLTKKGSYRYYFKKVSDEFDCGVVFEEVREDDAILPIFEEKIIGKVEKID
- the LOC117418194 gene encoding axin-1 isoform X2, translated to MSVRSKGYPMDLGGSFTEDAPRPPVPGEEGELVATDSRQHSHSFYSTKSEASTATPRRPDLDLGYEPEGSASPTPPYLKWAESLHSLLDDQDGTHLFRTFLKQEDCADLLDFWFACSGFRKLEASGGNEEKKLKLAKAIYRKYILDNNSIVSRQIKAATKSFIRDCVVRVHIEPAMLDQAQTEIQAMLEENTYPVFLKSDLYLEYTRTGGESPKLCPDLSSGSGTGMVQPGYLPTLNEDEEWKCDQQPEEQEGDPTPTNRLTQKLLLETASQRAASNKRSQDSREYRHGTWREPVNPYYVNTGYAMAPATSANDSEQQSLSSDADSLSLTDSSVDGIPPYRFRKLHRREMQESAKANGRVPLPHMPRTYRIPKDIHVEPQKFAAELSSRLEGVLREREAQEKLEERLKRVRMEEEGDDADVSAAPSLVSHKLPPVQPPHHFNSRYSDMSYSGMHLRDAHEENPESILDEHVQRVMKTPGCHSPKSRSPDGLPAGKHPSKPGLKAEGAGMYHHKHVYHHTHHHGTVKPKEQAEGEASQRGQSNLAWNGDPHHYATKSRNYADSMGMAPNPMDSLGHSKGSTLSKRASKKAEPLKTEDSRNFEMPAPPEDMERNQKILQWMMEGEKESGRHKKTPYGSTGGVKKVPSHEPSRPSSIERPGAVHPWVTAQLRNNVQPSHPFIQDPTMPPNPAPNPLTQLEEARRRLEEEKKRAALLQAKQRHRTQKKQPCESLVVAYYFCGEPIPYRTSVKGRVVTLGQFKELLTKKGSYRYYFKKVSDEFDCGVVFEEVREDDAILPIFEEKIIGKVEKID